Genomic segment of Flavobacteriales bacterium:
TAGAAGGAGATGAAATACTTCCCGCAGAAATGGTCGGGGCATTGTAATTTGGACCTAAACTGAGTTTCAACACATTTTCGGCTGTTTTTAACAAAGGAAGACTATCAGAAATAAGGTTAGACAGCTTGTAAATAATTGAATTTGAATTAATTATGGTATCAAATATAACAAAATGTGGTGTGTGTTGGTGTTGGAAAGACTTTGGCACAAACCTTGGAAGTTCGATAGAATTCTTTGTTGAAACCATTGAAATTGGAGAGTCATTAACTTGTATTTCTTTTGGTTTCGAATCAGGTTTTACTCTTTTGAATTCATGCAATTTTTCGGTTATCGTATTTTCTTTTTTTATGTCTGAAGTGTCAATTATTGGCTGTTCTTTGGCTTTCATATTTTCTGGATGATGCAAATCGGTATGAGGCAAATTGACCTTTTTGGATTGATGATTTTTATTAAACATAGAGAAATAAGCCCAAGAGCCAATACCAATGATTAAAGTGGCAGTGGAAATAATTCTCCACCAAAAAGCGGCCCTCTTTTTTGACCTTTTTTGTTCAAACGAATTCCAGTCAATGCCATCGGCATCCATTTCGGCATTATCAAATAAGCCGTGCAAAAGTTGGTCGATATTTTTTTCTGACTTAGCCAATGTTCAACAATTTTTTTAACGCCGCTCTGGCTCGTGATAATTTTGAACGAGAAGACGATTCTTCAATTCCTAATTCTTGAGCTATTTCACTATGACTCAAATTTTCGATGGCATACAGATTGAGCACTATTTTATAATCGGGTCTTAGTTTACTCATTGCTTCCAAAACAGCTTTTTGTGAAATTTCTTCCTCTTCTTCATACATCATTTCGTTGGTTTCTTCAGTATAAATTTCTTCAAAATAGTGGATATATTTTTTGTAAGCCGACCGAACATAATCGATGCAATTGTTTGTAAACAAGCGTTTTATCCAAGCCGAAAAGGAGGATGTACCACTAAAAGACGATATGTTTTTAAAAAGTTTCATAAAACCTTCGTGAAGCAAATCTTTTGCTTCATCGGCATTTGAACTGTATCTCAAACAAATTGCGTACATCGATTTATAATAGGTTTCGTAAACTATTTTTTGACATTTTTTGTCGTTGCGGCAGCACCCCTCAATAACTTCACCCGAAATTTCAACTTGTCCTTTAGCCGACATGTATTGTCTATATATAGTTGTACCAAAAGCAAAACTATGTTTTTTATTATTTGACGATAAAACTCAAAAACGTTGCAGAAAAAATTTTGGGCTTTTTATTAGAAGTCAATTTGAGTTAAAAATCAAAGTCAAAAGAAGGCCGTTCCTCCTTTTATTTGAGGCAGTTTACGATGCCATGGATACGTAAACCAAAGAAAATTTGATATATTTTTGCAACGTTTTAAAATGCCTTCGTCTTAAAGGGTATAGAAAACTAAAAAAATGAAAAGTCTTTACAAATCTGTTTTATTTACTGTTGGTATGATGATTGGGGCTTTTGCCTTTGGGCAAACCACCGTTTCATCCATTATTTCATCAAATCAAACATGGACCGCCGCCGGAAGCCCATACTTGCTCTCTTCAAATGCTCTGATTGAACAAGGGGTAACTGTAACGGTTGAGCCGGGAACAATCATTCAAGGTGGAACAAGTCTATATAGACTTATTGTTGATGGCGAGTTTAAAGCAATCGGGAAAAAGGATTCGGCCATAACCATCAAAAAAATTACTGTAGAATTTAGCAAAAAAGCTGTTGACTATGATTCATCATCAAAAACGGGGTCACAATTTCAATATGTTTATTTTGAAGGCAGCAGCACTGGTGGCGATCGAAGTATTTATACCACAAGCACCTCGCTATTGGTAAGAAATTGTAAGTTTATCGATGGTTACTACAATATTTATGCTTATTCAAGCTATCCGGATACTATTGATGTTTTTATTGAAAATTCTGTTTTCAGAGGGGTTACCAATAAATATGGTTATGCATGTTATGCATCTGGGGGTAATATCAGATTGTTTATGACCGATTGTTATGCCGACAATTTGTATGGAATGTATTTGCCTTATACGGCAACCATTATTCGATCAAGTTTTAACAACATGTCCTCATACAATGCCATTTATGCTTCCAATATCCGAAAACTGAAATTGCAGTGTAACTCATTTACCAACTTCCCAAATACTGTTTTGAATCTTTATTTTGGAAAAGATGCGGAGGTAGAAATTACTCAAAACACTTTCGATTCAGGTGCTTACTTTATGTCGATTGGTAGCTACAAACCTGCCAAATTTGTTGTCGAAAACAATAATTTCCTGTTTGCTACTAAAAATACGATAAAAATTTCTGGTGGTAGTACACCCGGAAAAGCAGATACTCTAAATTTCAAAAATAACTATTGGGGAACTACCAATGCAGCGGCTATATCAGGTGGCATCTGGGATTTTGCAGATGATATAACTATTGGCGGATATGTTGATTATTCAAACTATTTGTCGGCAGCCCAAACTACTTGCAGTCTTGGAGGCACCATCGGCGGAGCAGATACATCCTCTATTCATGGCGGACAAGTAGCCGTTCAAAATATTCAAAACACTCGGGTTAAAATGTATCCGAACCCTGCCAGCAATCAGGTTCATTTCGATTTTAATGGTGAAAAAATTTCAACCATCAGAATGTTTGACCTACAAGGCAAATTGATTGTTGAAGAATCTGTTTTGAATAATAATCATACACTTTATCTTAATTCTATAAACGATGGGCTTTATCTACTCGAATTGAGTGGAGACAACAAAGTTGCCCAGCAAAAATTGGTCGTAAAACACTAAATTTTAATCACCCTTAAAAATGCGGCTCGCCACTGGCGAGCCGTTTTTTTTTCGTTTAATCAAAAAATCAACACGTTTTAATCAAATTCGATTTTCGAATAATAACATCCACTTCTTGCCTCAAAACTTCGACTCATATTTGAACTTGATATGTTGGCATTGCGAAGAATACCGAGAATAATGAAGTGGATAAAGAGAATGTTCTGGTTTGTCTTTATATACTTTTGGTTTTGTTTGCCTTCCAACCTGTTTGAAAACCAATATTCTACAGTTTTGGAAGATTCAAAGGGAAGCGTTTTGGCGGCTCATATTGCCCCTGATGGCCAGTGGCGGTTTCCGCTGAATGACAGCATTTCAGACAAATTTAAAACAGCACTCATCGAATTTGAGGATAAACATTTTTACAACCATTGGGGCATCAGTATCAGAGCAATTTCAAGAGCCATGCTTCAAAATATACAGGCAAAAAGAGTCGTGAGTGGGGGTAGCACCATCAGCATGCAAGTTATTCGGTTGAGCAGGGAGCGAAAAGGAAGATTTATTGGAGATAAATTGCTTGAAATGCTCATGGCTTTGAGGTTGGAAACCAAATTTACAAAACAAGAAATTTTAAATCTTCATGCATCTCATGCACCTTTTGGGGGCAATGTAGTTGGCCTGGAAGCGGCCAGTTGGCGATATTTTGGCCACAATTCTTTTCAACTTTCGTGGGCAGAAGCTGCCACATTAGCTGTGTTGCCCAATGCACCTTCACTAATGCATCCGGGCAAAAACAGAACGGCTCTAAAATCGAAAAGAGACAGGCTTTTAAAAAAAATGTTTGAAAAAGGTCTTTTAAATAAATGGGAGTATGAAACCGCTCTGGTTGAACCCTTGCCCGAAAAACCAAAGCCATTGCCGCAGACAACACCGCATTATATGGCCAAACTTTCTTTAAACGGTAAAGCAGGACAAAGAACCATAACAAACATTGACGCGTTGCTTCAACAATCTGTTAATGAAGTGGTTAAGAGGCATTATGAGGTTAATATTCAAAAAAATATTGCCAATATGGCGGTGGTAGTGTTGGATGTAAAGACTCAACAAACGTTGGCCTATGTTGGCAATACACCGTGCGATGCTCGACACCAGAATGCAGTAGATATAGCATCTTCT
This window contains:
- a CDS encoding sigma-70 family RNA polymerase sigma factor, yielding MSAKGQVEISGEVIEGCCRNDKKCQKIVYETYYKSMYAICLRYSSNADEAKDLLHEGFMKLFKNISSFSGTSSFSAWIKRLFTNNCIDYVRSAYKKYIHYFEEIYTEETNEMMYEEEEEISQKAVLEAMSKLRPDYKIVLNLYAIENLSHSEIAQELGIEESSSRSKLSRARAALKKLLNIG
- a CDS encoding T9SS type A sorting domain-containing protein, which encodes MKSLYKSVLFTVGMMIGAFAFGQTTVSSIISSNQTWTAAGSPYLLSSNALIEQGVTVTVEPGTIIQGGTSLYRLIVDGEFKAIGKKDSAITIKKITVEFSKKAVDYDSSSKTGSQFQYVYFEGSSTGGDRSIYTTSTSLLVRNCKFIDGYYNIYAYSSYPDTIDVFIENSVFRGVTNKYGYACYASGGNIRLFMTDCYADNLYGMYLPYTATIIRSSFNNMSSYNAIYASNIRKLKLQCNSFTNFPNTVLNLYFGKDAEVEITQNTFDSGAYFMSIGSYKPAKFVVENNNFLFATKNTIKISGGSTPGKADTLNFKNNYWGTTNAAAISGGIWDFADDITIGGYVDYSNYLSAAQTTCSLGGTIGGADTSSIHGGQVAVQNIQNTRVKMYPNPASNQVHFDFNGEKISTIRMFDLQGKLIVEESVLNNNHTLYLNSINDGLYLLELSGDNKVAQQKLVVKH